A genomic stretch from Oscillospiraceae bacterium includes:
- the asnB gene encoding asparagine synthase B — translation MCTIIGFTENNISKGEVSRCLECTGRRGPDGERIEDAGKGLLGFQRLSIMGLTPEGMQPFSLGSSKAVCNGEIYGFRPIKEQLAKKYTFKSDSDCEILLPMYREYGLKMFSMLDAEFALILYDGEKDEFIAARDPIGIRPLFYGKRGSGLVFSSEANNLVGVCDRIYPFPPGCYYADGQFTQYCDIAKPEKVITSDVETVCKNIHDKLIAGVSKRLDSDAPLGFLLSGGLDSSLVCSIAARELKKPIKTYAIGMTTDAIDLKYAKEVAEYIGSDHTEFYMNDEDVLAVLPELVRSLATYDITTIRASIGMYLLCKQIREHTDVRVLLTGEISDEMFGYKYTDFAPSPEAFQTEAEKRIRELYMYDVLRADRCISSHSMEARVPFGDLDLVKYVMELDPKTKMNTYGIGKYLLRHAFEGDWLPESILMRQKAAFSDAVGHSMVDVLKAYAEQRYTDEQFERLSAKYTHARPFTKESLLYRELFERFYPGQAEMVVDFWMPNKTWPNCAVNDPSARVLSNYGASGK, via the coding sequence TTGTGCACCATCATCGGTTTTACCGAAAACAACATCTCTAAAGGCGAGGTTTCCCGCTGCCTTGAATGCACTGGGAGACGCGGACCGGACGGAGAACGGATTGAGGACGCCGGAAAAGGTCTGTTGGGATTCCAGCGGCTGTCAATCATGGGCCTTACACCCGAGGGTATGCAGCCGTTTTCGCTGGGATCCAGCAAAGCGGTCTGTAACGGCGAGATCTACGGATTCCGCCCCATCAAGGAACAGTTGGCGAAGAAATACACCTTCAAAAGCGACAGCGACTGTGAGATTCTGCTGCCGATGTACCGCGAATACGGTCTGAAGATGTTTTCGATGCTCGACGCAGAGTTCGCCCTGATCCTCTATGACGGGGAAAAAGATGAGTTCATCGCTGCCCGTGACCCTATCGGCATTCGGCCGTTGTTCTACGGGAAACGCGGTTCGGGATTGGTGTTTTCCAGCGAGGCGAATAACCTCGTCGGCGTGTGTGATCGGATTTATCCGTTCCCGCCGGGCTGCTATTACGCAGACGGTCAATTCACCCAATACTGCGATATCGCGAAACCGGAGAAGGTCATCACATCAGACGTCGAAACCGTCTGCAAAAACATCCATGATAAATTAATCGCGGGCGTGAGCAAGCGATTGGACTCCGACGCACCGCTGGGCTTCTTGCTCAGCGGTGGTCTGGACAGTTCGCTGGTCTGCTCCATCGCGGCCCGTGAACTCAAAAAACCCATCAAGACCTATGCCATCGGCATGACAACCGACGCCATCGACTTGAAGTACGCCAAGGAAGTCGCCGAATACATCGGCAGCGACCATACCGAGTTCTATATGAACGACGAAGACGTGCTTGCGGTTCTGCCCGAGTTGGTGCGTTCGCTGGCCACCTATGACATCACGACCATCCGCGCCTCGATCGGCATGTATCTGCTGTGCAAGCAGATCCGCGAGCATACCGATGTGCGCGTGCTGCTGACCGGTGAAATCTCGGACGAGATGTTCGGTTATAAATACACCGATTTCGCGCCGAGTCCCGAGGCGTTCCAGACCGAGGCCGAAAAGCGCATCCGCGAACTGTACATGTACGACGTGCTGCGCGCCGACCGCTGCATCTCCTCTCATTCGATGGAGGCGCGCGTTCCGTTCGGCGATCTCGATCTCGTCAAATACGTCATGGAACTCGACCCCAAGACCAAGATGAACACCTACGGCATCGGCAAATATCTGCTGCGCCATGCGTTCGAGGGCGACTGGCTGCCGGAATCGATTCTGATGCGCCAGAAAGCCGCTTTCTCCGACGCGGTGGGTCATTCGATGGTCGATGTGCTCAAGGCCTATGCCGAACAGCGTTATACCGACGAGCAATTTGAACGGCTTTCGGCCAAGTATACCCACGCAAGACCGTTTACCAAGGAGTCGCTGCTGTACCGCGAGTTGTTTGAGCGATTCTATCCCGGACAGGCCGAGATGGTCGTCGATTTCTGGATGCCCAACAAGACCTGGCCCAACTGTGCGGTCAACGACCCGTCGGCACGCGTACTCTCCAACTACGGCGCAAGCGGAAAATAG